Proteins encoded by one window of Blautia luti:
- a CDS encoding peroxiredoxin: MLEVGIKAPDFELPDQNGKIHRLSDYTGKKVILYFYPKDNTAGCMKQACGFSERYPQFTEKGAVILGISKDSVSSHKRFEEKYGLAFTLLADSERKVIEAYDVWKEKKNYGKVSMGVVRTTYLIDEQGIIIKANDKVKAADDPENMLKELD; encoded by the coding sequence ATGTTGGAAGTAGGAATTAAGGCACCTGATTTTGAGTTGCCCGATCAAAATGGGAAAATACATAGATTATCGGATTATACAGGAAAAAAAGTGATTTTATATTTCTATCCCAAGGATAATACAGCGGGATGCATGAAACAGGCATGTGGTTTTTCCGAGAGATACCCTCAGTTTACCGAAAAAGGTGCAGTTATTCTTGGAATCAGTAAGGATTCTGTATCCTCTCATAAGAGATTTGAGGAAAAATATGGATTGGCATTTACACTTTTAGCAGATTCAGAGCGGAAAGTTATTGAAGCTTATGATGTATGGAAAGAAAAGAAAAATTATGGAAAAGTCTCTATGGGAGTAGTAAGAACCACATATCTTATTGATGAACAGGGGATTATTATAAAGGCAAATGATAAAGTCAAGGCTGCAGATGATCCTGAAAATATGCTTAAGGAATTAGATTAA
- the yaaA gene encoding peroxide stress protein YaaA — translation MKIILSPAKKMITDIDSIAPDALPEFIEKTTEIQSWLKSKSKEELKTIWKCNDKITEQNFNRFENMDLYHLLTPAVLSYEGIAFQYMAPSVFEDSQFEYVQNHLRIISAFYGVLKPRDGVTPYRLEMQAKVGIGETKNLYEYWGDLLYRSVIDNSRVIINLASKEYSKCIEKYLTQQDRYITITFCELSGDKLVTKGTYAKMARGEMVRFMAENSIENPEDIKKFDRLGYSFRSDLSSDVEYVFERKKDD, via the coding sequence ATGAAGATAATATTATCCCCTGCTAAAAAGATGATTACAGATATTGACAGCATAGCACCGGATGCATTGCCTGAATTTATTGAAAAGACGACTGAGATACAGAGTTGGTTGAAAAGTAAGTCAAAAGAAGAATTGAAGACCATCTGGAAATGTAATGACAAAATTACAGAACAGAACTTCAATAGATTTGAAAACATGGATCTTTATCATTTACTTACTCCAGCTGTGTTATCATATGAAGGAATTGCTTTTCAATATATGGCTCCATCCGTGTTTGAGGACAGTCAGTTCGAGTATGTACAAAATCATTTGAGAATAATATCTGCATTTTATGGTGTGTTAAAACCAAGAGATGGTGTGACGCCTTATCGTTTGGAAATGCAGGCGAAGGTTGGAATAGGGGAAACAAAAAATCTGTATGAGTACTGGGGAGATTTATTGTACCGCTCAGTGATTGATAACAGCAGGGTTATAATCAATCTAGCATCAAAAGAATACTCTAAATGTATAGAAAAATATCTGACACAACAGGACAGATATATTACGATTACATTTTGTGAGTTATCAGGAGATAAACTGGTGACAAAAGGTACATATGCTAAGATGGCTCGTGGTGAAATGGTTAGGTTCATGGCTGAAAACAGTATTGAAAATCCCGAGGATATTAAGAAATTTGATAGACTAGGTTATTCATTCCGTTCTGATTTATCATCAGATGTAGAATATGTTTTTGAACGAAAAAAGGATGATTAA
- a CDS encoding rubredoxin, producing MKYVCDVCGWEYDEEEGYPEGGIAPGTKWEDVPEDFECPLCNVGKDQFSEVE from the coding sequence ATGAAATATGTATGTGACGTTTGCGGATGGGAATATGATGAAGAGGAAGGTTATCCTGAAGGTGGTATTGCACCAGGAACAAAGTGGGAGGATGTTCCGGAAGATTTTGAATGTCCATTATGTAATGTTGGAAAAGATCAGTTTTCAGAAGTTGAATAG